TGGCGTGTTCAACATTCGCCTAAAATAACAAGCAAACGCCGACTTATTTTCGCATTAGGTGGCGGTATACTCTTTGGATTAGGCGCACAAATAGCAAGAGGTTGCACAAGTGGTGCAGCATTAAGCGGCATGGCAGTATTATCTACTGGTGGTTTTATAACCATGCTCGCCATTTTTGGCTCCGCTTATTTGTTTGCTTATTTATTTAGAAAAAATTGGATTTAATTAATTTAAAAATATAAAATATGGGACCTTTAATTCCTGATGGCACAATTCCTATGGAATGGGATAGCATCATTGCCATTTTAATCGGTATTGTTTTCGGGTTTATTTTAGAAGCTTCTGGCTTTTCATCTTCAAGAAAACTGGCTGGTGTCTTTTACGGATACGATTTCGCAGTATTAAAAGTATTTTTTACCGCTGCAGCTGTATCTGTAATTGGTATTTATTACATGGATTATTTAGGGTATTTAGACATTACCCAATTGTATGTACACCCTACTTATATATGGGCAGCCATAATTGGAGGTGTCATTATGGGTATTGGTTTTGTTGCAGGAGGCTTTTGCCCAGGAACAAGTTTATGTGCTGTGGCTATTGGCAAGTTAGATGCTTGGGTATATGTAATAGGTATCATGATTGGTGTTTTCTTATTTTCAGAACTTTACACTTTTATTGAGCCTATTTATAACGGCTATTTTTTAGGTAACATCACTTTAATAGATTCATTCGATTGGAATCCGTATTGGTTTATATTCATTTTTGCTATTATAGCTATTGTGGCATTTGTGGCATCAGATTTCATAAGAAAAAGAGTTAAAAAAGTATTTTATTAATTAAATGAACTCGATGATGGTTAAAAAAAGAACCGCTAAAATTTTAGCATT
The nucleotide sequence above comes from Flavobacteriaceae bacterium HL-DH10. Encoded proteins:
- a CDS encoding YeeE/YedE thiosulfate transporter family protein, producing the protein MGPLIPDGTIPMEWDSIIAILIGIVFGFILEASGFSSSRKLAGVFYGYDFAVLKVFFTAAAVSVIGIYYMDYLGYLDITQLYVHPTYIWAAIIGGVIMGIGFVAGGFCPGTSLCAVAIGKLDAWVYVIGIMIGVFLFSELYTFIEPIYNGYFLGNITLIDSFDWNPYWFIFIFAIIAIVAFVASDFIRKRVKKVFY